A part of Vigna radiata var. radiata cultivar VC1973A chromosome 11, Vradiata_ver6, whole genome shotgun sequence genomic DNA contains:
- the LOC106777920 gene encoding filament-like plant protein 7 isoform X2: MDHKSWLWGKKSTQKTIATDKANLTSKENGEVQEPLTDKEKLEKDLKRLNDKLAFTLSECTAKDEQLKKQTKIVQEAVAGWEKAEAEILSMKQHLDESIRQRLVYEERAAQFDGALKECMQQLRFVREEQEQRMHDAVMKVSKEFEEARTVLEEKLSETNKGLAKFGVENSRLSKSIIAKEKLVEDLKRQLAHAEDDHNALMIRLESMERDNASLKYETQVLEKELDIRNEEREFNRRTADASHKQYLQSVKKIAKLESECQRLRVLVQKRLPSPASLAKMKNEFEMLEQDSLEMRRKNLNSTSLVVESALDSSKTATRRTTALTDQLNAVEEENKALKESLNRKINEVQFSRAMLARTASKLMRLESEIESRGHVTLEQPRSNLATRDLSLSSMSDIGSDDKVSCTDSWASALISELEHFSRSIRQKESLSCRNVGPSDLSLMDDFLEMEKLAVVSVENATEISQASVEENHEIDGFSETRLNEISSGVTGKEIVPVSDHLSEFSISNQESCSNDMLKGDIPGWLLEVVKMIMDQNCATHKNLDDIREDIRLALSYLKNADQYTFDSSKGSGHFDGSKPLHFSQHTSWDPLNNSGQDQCGTDAQILSIKGTKQQPQRDIGQSIGKIIDLIEGISMPAEDFDNSDSLYQRENTRTDKSQGMPTGYMVRVFQWKTSELSSVLQQFLNVCYDLLNNKADHEKFATELTTALDWIMNHCFSLQDVSSMRDAIKKQFDWDETLSENEAETAMSADAYKLHLTREQLSRLPPLTNSDCHGVPTEEMPYVDKEEIKNIEDKVISSEYEKEALEGMLQSATNQLQESEKTIGSLRLELQTVKELNRILEDQVQNHAFINEDIDTQLAETELQEANHKVLALEVELESKNQYCEELETRCVELQLQFESMTKKDKDINQKDEPLQTTKGHLPW; encoded by the exons ATGGATCATAAGTCTTGGCTTTGGGGGAAAAAATCCACACAGAAGACGATAGCAACCGACAAAGCAAATCTCACCTCAAAAGAAAATGGAGAG GTACAGGAACCTCTAACtgataaagaaaaattggaGAAAGACTTAAAAAGATTGAATGATAAGCTTGCTTTTACACTTTCTGAATGTACTGCTAAAGATGAGCAGCtgaagaaacaaacaaaaattgttCAAGAAGCAGTGGCAG GATGGGAGAAGGCGGAAGCTGAAATATTATCTATGAAGCAACATCTTGATGAATCTATACGGCAGCGATTAGTTTATGAAGAAAGAGCGGCCCAATTTGATGGTGCTCTCAAGGAATGTATGCAACAATTACGTTTTGTCAGAGAAGAGCAAGAGCAAAGGATGCATGATGCTGTGATGAAAGTTTCTAAAGAATTTGAAGAAGCACGCACAGTTTTGGAGGAAAAGCTATCAGAGACCAATAAAGGGCTTGCTAAATTTGGGGTTGAAAATTCTCGTCTTAGTAAATCTATTATTGCTAAAGAAAAATTGGTTGAAGATTTGAAAAGACAATTGGCTCATGCAGAGGATGATCATAATGCATTGATGATTAGATTAGAGTCCATGGAGAGAGATAATGCTTCCCTCAAGTACGAAACTCAAGTACTTGAAAAGGAACTTGATATCCGGAATGAGGAAAGAGAATTTAATCGTAGAACAGCTGATGCTTCTCATAAGCAGTACTTACAGAGTGTTAAAAAAATTGCCAAGTTAGAATCTGAATGTCAGAGGCTACGTGTTCTGGTTCAGAAACGATTGCCAAGTCCAGCTTCCTtggcaaaaatgaaaaatgaatttgaaatgttGGAACAGGATTCACTTGAAATGAGAAGGAAAAACTTGAACTCAACCAGTTTGGTGGTTGAATCTGCACTTGACAGTTCCAAGACTGCCACTAGAAGAACCACTGCTTTGACCGACCAACTAAATGCagtggaagaagaaaacaagGCATTGAAAGAATCActaaataggaaaataaatgaAGTCCAATTCTCAAGAGCAATGCTTGCTCGCACGGCTTCTAAACTGATGCGACTTGAGTCAGAGATTGAATCTAGAGGCCATGTGACCTTGGAGCAGCCTAGAAGTAATCTTGCAACTCGAGATTTATCTCTGTCGTCAATGTCTGATATTGGCAGTGATGACAAGGTTAGCTGTACTGACTCCTGGGCTTCTGCATTGATTTCAGAATTGGAGCACTTTAGTAGAAGTATACGGCAGAAGGAATCATTATCATGCAGAAATGTTGGACCCTCAGATTTAAGCCTTATGGATGACTTCCTTGAAATGGAAAAATTAGCAGTAGTCTCTGTTGAAAATGCCACTGAAATTTCGCAAGCTTCTGTAGAAGAAAATCATGAAATAGATGGCTTCTCGGAGACTAGACTGAACGAGATTAGCTCTGGAGTAACAGGTAAGGAGATCGTTCCAGTGTCTGATCATTTGTCAGAGTTTTCTATTTCAAATCAGGAATCATGTTCTAACGACATGTTAAAGGGTGATATTCCTGGCTGGCTTCTGGAAGTAGTTAAAATGATAATGGATCAAAACTGTGCCACTCATAAGAACCTCGATGACATACGCGAGGATATTAGACTGGCTTTGAGCTATCTAAAAAATGCAGATCAATATACCTTTGATTCAAGCAAAGGCTCAGGTCACTTTGATGGATCTAAGCCTCTCCATTTTAGTCAGCACACTTCATGGGATCCTTTGAACAATTCTGGGCAAGATCAGTGTGGTACTGATGCTCAGATTTTATCAATAAAGGGAACTAAACAGCAACCTCAAAGGGATATTGGCCAGTCAATAGGTAAGATAATTGATCTTATTGAAGGGATTAGCATGCCAGCTGAGGATTTTGATAATTCAGATTCTTTGTACCAAAGAGAAAATACCCGTACAGATAAGAGTCAAGGAATGCCTACAGGCTACATGGTCCGTGTTTTCCAGTGGAAAACATCTGAACTCAGTAGTGTCCTACAGCAATTTCTCAATGTTTGTTACGATTTACTTAATAATAAGGCTGACCATGAAAAATTTGCCACAGAACTGACTACGGCTTTGGATTGGATTATGAATCACTGTTTTTCTCTTCAGGATGTTTCTAGTATGAGGGATGccattaaaaaacaatttgattGGGATGAGACACTTAGTGAAAACGAAGCTGAAACAGCAATGTCTGCAGATGCATATAAGTTGCATCTTACTAGGGAACAGTTATCACGTTTGCCTCCTCTAACTAATTCAGATTGTCATGGTGTTCCAACTGAAGAGATGCCATATGTTGACaaggaagaaattaaaaatattgaagataAAGTAATCAGTTCTGAATATGAGAAGGAAGCCTTGGAAGGGATGCTCCAATCAGCTACAAATCAACTTCAGGAATCTGAGAAGACTATTGGCAGCTTGAGATTGGAGTTACAAACTGTGAAAGAATTGAATCGAATACTTGAGGATCAAGTACAAAATCATGCATTCATAAATGAAGATATTGACACTCAGCTTGCAGAAACCGAACTACAAGAGGCTAATCACAAGGTTTTAGCATTAGAAGTGGAACTGGAGAGCAAAAATCAATATTGTGAAGAATTAGAGACCAGATGTGTTGAACTTCAGCTCCAGTTTGAAAG CATGACAAAGAAAGACAAGGACATTAATCAGAAAGATGAGCCACTACAAACC ACCAAGGGCCATCTACCCTGGTGA
- the LOC106777920 gene encoding filament-like plant protein 7 isoform X1, which translates to MDHKSWLWGKKSTQKTIATDKANLTSKENGEVQEPLTDKEKLEKDLKRLNDKLAFTLSECTAKDEQLKKQTKIVQEAVAGWEKAEAEILSMKQHLDESIRQRLVYEERAAQFDGALKECMQQLRFVREEQEQRMHDAVMKVSKEFEEARTVLEEKLSETNKGLAKFGVENSRLSKSIIAKEKLVEDLKRQLAHAEDDHNALMIRLESMERDNASLKYETQVLEKELDIRNEEREFNRRTADASHKQYLQSVKKIAKLESECQRLRVLVQKRLPSPASLAKMKNEFEMLEQDSLEMRRKNLNSTSLVVESALDSSKTATRRTTALTDQLNAVEEENKALKESLNRKINEVQFSRAMLARTASKLMRLESEIESRGHVTLEQPRSNLATRDLSLSSMSDIGSDDKVSCTDSWASALISELEHFSRSIRQKESLSCRNVGPSDLSLMDDFLEMEKLAVVSVENATEISQASVEENHEIDGFSETRLNEISSGVTGKEIVPVSDHLSEFSISNQESCSNDMLKGDIPGWLLEVVKMIMDQNCATHKNLDDIREDIRLALSYLKNADQYTFDSSKGSGHFDGSKPLHFSQHTSWDPLNNSGQDQCGTDAQILSIKGTKQQPQRDIGQSIGKIIDLIEGISMPAEDFDNSDSLYQRENTRTDKSQGMPTGYMVRVFQWKTSELSSVLQQFLNVCYDLLNNKADHEKFATELTTALDWIMNHCFSLQDVSSMRDAIKKQFDWDETLSENEAETAMSADAYKLHLTREQLSRLPPLTNSDCHGVPTEEMPYVDKEEIKNIEDKVISSEYEKEALEGMLQSATNQLQESEKTIGSLRLELQTVKELNRILEDQVQNHAFINEDIDTQLAETELQEANHKVLALEVELESKNQYCEELETRCVELQLQFESMTKKDKDINQKDEPLQTDWEITAASEKLAECQETILNLGKQLKALAAPKDASLFDNAIASQRRTVTNTNPVPLKEMKVKNRSSLFDHMVADDDTKANVNAATVTASERSSSPISIPNFKQPLEKILLLNGLKGQEDSASVNSLAIVPTKKSGGRNFWRRLFGRKKSKKKTQFSLNT; encoded by the exons ATGGATCATAAGTCTTGGCTTTGGGGGAAAAAATCCACACAGAAGACGATAGCAACCGACAAAGCAAATCTCACCTCAAAAGAAAATGGAGAG GTACAGGAACCTCTAACtgataaagaaaaattggaGAAAGACTTAAAAAGATTGAATGATAAGCTTGCTTTTACACTTTCTGAATGTACTGCTAAAGATGAGCAGCtgaagaaacaaacaaaaattgttCAAGAAGCAGTGGCAG GATGGGAGAAGGCGGAAGCTGAAATATTATCTATGAAGCAACATCTTGATGAATCTATACGGCAGCGATTAGTTTATGAAGAAAGAGCGGCCCAATTTGATGGTGCTCTCAAGGAATGTATGCAACAATTACGTTTTGTCAGAGAAGAGCAAGAGCAAAGGATGCATGATGCTGTGATGAAAGTTTCTAAAGAATTTGAAGAAGCACGCACAGTTTTGGAGGAAAAGCTATCAGAGACCAATAAAGGGCTTGCTAAATTTGGGGTTGAAAATTCTCGTCTTAGTAAATCTATTATTGCTAAAGAAAAATTGGTTGAAGATTTGAAAAGACAATTGGCTCATGCAGAGGATGATCATAATGCATTGATGATTAGATTAGAGTCCATGGAGAGAGATAATGCTTCCCTCAAGTACGAAACTCAAGTACTTGAAAAGGAACTTGATATCCGGAATGAGGAAAGAGAATTTAATCGTAGAACAGCTGATGCTTCTCATAAGCAGTACTTACAGAGTGTTAAAAAAATTGCCAAGTTAGAATCTGAATGTCAGAGGCTACGTGTTCTGGTTCAGAAACGATTGCCAAGTCCAGCTTCCTtggcaaaaatgaaaaatgaatttgaaatgttGGAACAGGATTCACTTGAAATGAGAAGGAAAAACTTGAACTCAACCAGTTTGGTGGTTGAATCTGCACTTGACAGTTCCAAGACTGCCACTAGAAGAACCACTGCTTTGACCGACCAACTAAATGCagtggaagaagaaaacaagGCATTGAAAGAATCActaaataggaaaataaatgaAGTCCAATTCTCAAGAGCAATGCTTGCTCGCACGGCTTCTAAACTGATGCGACTTGAGTCAGAGATTGAATCTAGAGGCCATGTGACCTTGGAGCAGCCTAGAAGTAATCTTGCAACTCGAGATTTATCTCTGTCGTCAATGTCTGATATTGGCAGTGATGACAAGGTTAGCTGTACTGACTCCTGGGCTTCTGCATTGATTTCAGAATTGGAGCACTTTAGTAGAAGTATACGGCAGAAGGAATCATTATCATGCAGAAATGTTGGACCCTCAGATTTAAGCCTTATGGATGACTTCCTTGAAATGGAAAAATTAGCAGTAGTCTCTGTTGAAAATGCCACTGAAATTTCGCAAGCTTCTGTAGAAGAAAATCATGAAATAGATGGCTTCTCGGAGACTAGACTGAACGAGATTAGCTCTGGAGTAACAGGTAAGGAGATCGTTCCAGTGTCTGATCATTTGTCAGAGTTTTCTATTTCAAATCAGGAATCATGTTCTAACGACATGTTAAAGGGTGATATTCCTGGCTGGCTTCTGGAAGTAGTTAAAATGATAATGGATCAAAACTGTGCCACTCATAAGAACCTCGATGACATACGCGAGGATATTAGACTGGCTTTGAGCTATCTAAAAAATGCAGATCAATATACCTTTGATTCAAGCAAAGGCTCAGGTCACTTTGATGGATCTAAGCCTCTCCATTTTAGTCAGCACACTTCATGGGATCCTTTGAACAATTCTGGGCAAGATCAGTGTGGTACTGATGCTCAGATTTTATCAATAAAGGGAACTAAACAGCAACCTCAAAGGGATATTGGCCAGTCAATAGGTAAGATAATTGATCTTATTGAAGGGATTAGCATGCCAGCTGAGGATTTTGATAATTCAGATTCTTTGTACCAAAGAGAAAATACCCGTACAGATAAGAGTCAAGGAATGCCTACAGGCTACATGGTCCGTGTTTTCCAGTGGAAAACATCTGAACTCAGTAGTGTCCTACAGCAATTTCTCAATGTTTGTTACGATTTACTTAATAATAAGGCTGACCATGAAAAATTTGCCACAGAACTGACTACGGCTTTGGATTGGATTATGAATCACTGTTTTTCTCTTCAGGATGTTTCTAGTATGAGGGATGccattaaaaaacaatttgattGGGATGAGACACTTAGTGAAAACGAAGCTGAAACAGCAATGTCTGCAGATGCATATAAGTTGCATCTTACTAGGGAACAGTTATCACGTTTGCCTCCTCTAACTAATTCAGATTGTCATGGTGTTCCAACTGAAGAGATGCCATATGTTGACaaggaagaaattaaaaatattgaagataAAGTAATCAGTTCTGAATATGAGAAGGAAGCCTTGGAAGGGATGCTCCAATCAGCTACAAATCAACTTCAGGAATCTGAGAAGACTATTGGCAGCTTGAGATTGGAGTTACAAACTGTGAAAGAATTGAATCGAATACTTGAGGATCAAGTACAAAATCATGCATTCATAAATGAAGATATTGACACTCAGCTTGCAGAAACCGAACTACAAGAGGCTAATCACAAGGTTTTAGCATTAGAAGTGGAACTGGAGAGCAAAAATCAATATTGTGAAGAATTAGAGACCAGATGTGTTGAACTTCAGCTCCAGTTTGAAAG CATGACAAAGAAAGACAAGGACATTAATCAGAAAGATGAGCCACTACAAACC GACTGGGAGATTACTGCGGCGTCGGAAAAGTTGGCAGAGTGTCAAGAAACCATTCTTAACCTTGGAAAGCAGTTGAAGGCATTAGCTGCACCAAAGGATGCTTCTCTTTTTGACAATGCCATTGCCTCTCAACGTCGTACAGTCACAAACACAAATCCTGTCCCCCTGAAAgaaatgaaagtgaaaaatcGATCTTCTCTGTTTGATCATATGGTGGCAGATGATGATACAAAAGCAAATGTAAATGCTGCCACAGTCACAGCAAGTGAAAGAAGCTCCAGTCCCATCAGTATTCCAAATTTCAAACAGCCCCTGGAAAAGATTTTACTTTTGAATGGACTTAAAGGCCAGGAAGACAGTGCTAGTGTTAACTCTTTGGCCATCGTACCTACCAAGAAATCTGGTGGTCGAAATTTTTGGAGAAGGCTATTTGGGAGAAAgaaatccaaaaagaaaacacagTTTTCGTTGAACACATGA
- the LOC106777039 gene encoding uncharacterized protein LOC106777039, translated as MKIGGVVVYGGAPRGSVVPLLLRRRRVSLRVFSSSSYPSISDHVSFVKDVAVTQPPQHLSHLLNILKTRGETIVSPGARQGLIPLAIPLTKNSSGNVTALLRWPTAPPEMEMPVVEVRKHGVWLLAKTVDQFIHRMIVEEDAKNSQERNEAVFNASADAAKKLYRTGDFAESGISNLDVYLLKKVGIFPDIIERKVMRHFEEGDHVSALVTGEFYTKKEHFPGFARPFAFNAEVLLRVGRKVEAKDAARGALKSPWWTLGCKYEDVANIAQWDDEQIEYIKERVTEEGRQEDIKKGKAPAQVVLDEAAFLLDLASVEGEWDDYLERIAKCYEEAGLPDVAKFILYRD; from the exons ATGAAGATCGGCGGCGTGGTCGTATACGGCGGAGCTCCACGTGGCAGCGTTGTGCCCCTGCTTCTCCGCCGCCGCAGAGTTTCCCTCCgcgttttttcttcttcctcctaccCCTCCATTTCTG ACCACGTTTCTTTCGTGAAGGATGTGGCTGTGACTCAGCCTCCTCAACATCTTTCACATCTcctaaatattttgaaaaccaGAG GTGAAACTATTGTATCACCGGGTGCCAGGCAAGGATTAATACCTCTTGCCATCCCACTGACAAAAAATAGTTCTG GTAATGTGACTGCACTGCTGCGGTGGCCCACGGCTCCACCCGA GATGGAAATGCCAGTGGTGGAAGTAAGAAAACATGGAGTATGGCTTTTGGCTAAGACT GTAGACCAATTTATACACCGAATGATAGTTGAGGAAGATGCAAAGAACAGTCAGGAGAGAAATGAAGCCGTATTTAATGCTTCGGCTGATGCTGCGAAGAAACTTTACAGAACGGGCGATTTTGCAGAGTCTGGAATTTCTAACCTCGATGTCTATCTTTTGAAAAAG GTCGGTATATTCCCAGATATCATAGAGCGCAAAGTGATGCGGCATTTTGAGGAAGGAGATCAT GTTTCAGCATTAGTAACTGGAGAATTTTATACCAAGAAGGAGCATTTTCCAGGATTTGCACGACCTTTTGCGTTCAATGCGGAGGTTTTGCTGAG GGTTGGGCGTAAAGTAGAAGCTAAAGATGCTGCTAGGGGAGCTTTGAAATCACCGTGGTGGACTCTGGGTTGCAAGTATGAG GACGTAGCTAATATAGCACAATGGGATGATGAGCAAATTGAGTACATTAAAGAGAGGGTGACTGAAGAGGGAAGGCAAGAAGATATTAAAAAAGGAAAGGCCCCTGCACAG GTTGTGCTAGACGAAGCTGCTTTCTTGTTGGATTTAGCTTCTGTAGAGGGAGAATGGGATGACTACTTAGAGCGGATAGCCAAATGTTACGAGGAAGCAGGACTTCCAGATGTTGCCAAATTTATACTTTATAGAGATTGA